In the Bacteroidota bacterium genome, GGTTCTGAACCCTCCGCCCAGCACGTCCGTCACTGCCCGCTGGCGCAGCACGCCGCCAGCAGGCATGCACTCACGCCGGCGTCCCTCTACCCAGCTCCGCCAGTGGAGCCGCTTCTGGCACCACCGGCAAGCCGACGCCGTGATCCACTATCCGCTGGCGGTCGCAGCGTGGCGGCGCAGGTCGTCCAAGGACACCACCCCGAGCGCCTTCTCGTGCGTCGCCTCCAGCACGACGGGCGGCGCCACACCAGCATCCAGGGCTTCACGCCAGCGGCTAACGCACAGGCACCACCGGTCGCCGGGCCGGAGGCCCGGGAAGCGGTACTCCGGCCGAGGCGACGAGAGGTCATTACCTCGACTCTTGGTGTAGGCCAGGAAGTCCGCCGTCATAACGGCGCAGACGACGTGCGTGCCGAAGTCGTTGGGCCCCGTCTCGCAGCAGCCGTCTCGGTAGAAGCCCGTCAGCGGGTCGCGGCCGCACTCCTGGAGCGGTCCGCCGAGGACATTCGTGGAGGGGACGACCTGCATGGGGAGGCTAGGCGATAGGCTCGGAAACATCGCGCGACGGCCACCGGATGCCCTCCGGGCCCGCCTGAACCCAGATCTGGAGGGAACGCCAGCGGGATGCCTCTCCGTTTCCAGTCTCCTCTCTCACTCGCCCCTCTCTGATGTCCGACACCTCCATCGACGACTGGCTCGACCAAACCTCCATCGACACCGACAACATTCCCGACGACTACGCCGACAAGTACACCGACCCCGAGCTCCGCTGGCGCCTCAAGGAAGCGATCCAGGCGAGCGGCAAAGGCGGCGGCGAGGGCGAGTGGTCGGCGCGGAAGGCGCAGCTTCTGACCCAGGAATATGAGCGCCGGGGCGGCGGCTACACCGGCGACAAGGACGCCGACCAGAAGAGCCTGGAGGCGTGGACCGAGCAGGACTGGCAGACCGCCAGCGGAGAGGCGGCGTCCGACGGCGACCACATGAGCCGCTACCTGCCGCGCGACGCATGGGCGCTGCTCACCGACGACGCCCGCGAGGAGGCT is a window encoding:
- a CDS encoding DUF2237 domain-containing protein; this translates as MQVVPSTNVLGGPLQECGRDPLTGFYRDGCCETGPNDFGTHVVCAVMTADFLAYTKSRGNDLSSPRPEYRFPGLRPGDRWCLCVSRWREALDAGVAPPVVLEATHEKALGVVSLDDLRRHAATASG